In Corynebacterium matruchotii, a single genomic region encodes these proteins:
- a CDS encoding nitrate reductase subunit alpha, with protein MTDSPRTDNVNPLFKLGSFVRRGTTGKEGQQIFLQGGRQADVFYRDRWAFDKVVRSTHGVNCTGSCSWKVYVKDGVITWESQAVDYPTTGPDMPDYEPRGCPRGASFSWYTYSPTRIRHPYARGVLVDMFREAKKRLGDPVLAWRDIVEDPKKRNAYVSQRGKGGLIRIPYDEAIEMAAAAHVYTLRQYGPDRIAGFTVIPAMSQVSYGAGTRFLQLIGGVALSFYDWYADLPPASPQTFGDQTDVPESGDWFNSSYLIMWGSNIPVTRTPDAHFMAESRYSGTKVVVVSPDFADNTKFADEWCRLAPGTDGALAMAMGHVILSKFHVGEKEPFFLDYMRRFTDAPFLITLDDRGDGTYTPGKFLTASNVSDPALKNSPNATHRLLMMQKDGTIVDPGGTLADRYGEEGVGKWNLNLDNVDPIMSVAEAGAEESVELLLPRFDLADYKGNKEGSVGAGIVHRGVPIMHYDGHLVTTVFDVMLAHYGVNREELNLPGSWPKDFNDPDEVGTPAWQEELTGVPAAQAIRIATEFARNAIDSKGRSQIIMGAGVNHYFHADSTYRTFLALTSMCGTQGVNGGGWAHYVGQEKLRAMNGWAQYAFATDWSRPPRQMITTGFYYLTTDQWRYDNTKAARMASPLANRGTVGNKSTADTLIEAMKRGWMPSYPQFDRNPLVITQEAKDKGVPVAEYIVDELTNGNLHFACEDPDNPVNYPRILLNWRTNLLGSSAKGTEFFLRHMLGIDSDATTDEIKPEERPESIKWRDEAPQGKLDLMLTTDFRNTSTTLSSDIVLPAATWYEKHDMSSTDMHPYLHSFNAAINPPWEARTDFEVFRDLSAKLSELAVAWLGAQQDVVAAPLGHDSPDELNMPNGIVPNLDETGLIPGKTMAKLVPVDRDYTKVYEKWMHLGPLSAKLGTGVHGTPFNVEKQVEELRSINGESMTESAGMRPNLDTATKAIDMILRMSGVSNGEVAVNGFTNQAKRTGNEKLLELVDDVAGVRINWDMIKERPAEVITSPEWTGVKKGGRRYTAFSLNVEYNRPFNTLSGRMHYYLDHDWFMDYGESLPMFRPPFDHFHINGEHAPGLTLQGENGNPEVTVRYLTTHNKWSIHSQYYDNLHVLSISRGGQVIWMSDKDAEKIGVKDNEWIEAYNRNGVVSARAIVSHRIPEGTVFMNHAQERTAGTPINEFTGRRGGTHNSLTRIMIKPIHVAGGYGHLTYGFNYIGPTGNNRDEVTRIRRRSQEVRYS; from the coding sequence ATGACTGACTCACCACGCACGGACAACGTCAATCCCTTATTTAAACTCGGTAGTTTTGTGCGCCGCGGCACCACCGGTAAGGAAGGTCAGCAGATTTTCCTTCAGGGTGGCCGGCAGGCGGATGTGTTTTACCGGGATCGTTGGGCGTTCGACAAAGTAGTGCGATCCACCCACGGCGTGAACTGCACCGGCTCGTGCTCCTGGAAGGTGTACGTCAAAGACGGCGTCATCACCTGGGAGTCACAGGCGGTGGATTACCCCACGACCGGCCCGGACATGCCCGATTATGAGCCCCGCGGCTGCCCCCGCGGCGCATCGTTCTCCTGGTACACCTACTCCCCCACCCGGATTCGGCACCCCTACGCCCGTGGCGTGCTGGTGGACATGTTCCGGGAGGCCAAAAAGCGTCTGGGCGACCCGGTGCTGGCTTGGCGGGACATTGTGGAGGACCCGAAGAAACGCAACGCCTACGTGTCGCAGCGCGGCAAGGGCGGGCTGATTCGGATCCCCTATGATGAGGCCATCGAAATGGCGGCGGCGGCACACGTGTACACGCTGCGCCAATACGGTCCGGACCGCATCGCCGGGTTCACCGTGATTCCCGCCATGTCGCAGGTTTCCTACGGTGCGGGCACAAGGTTCCTACAGCTCATCGGGGGCGTGGCCCTATCCTTCTATGACTGGTACGCGGACCTGCCGCCGGCATCGCCACAAACATTCGGCGACCAAACTGACGTGCCGGAATCCGGTGACTGGTTTAACTCCTCATACCTGATTATGTGGGGTTCGAACATTCCGGTGACCCGTACCCCGGACGCCCACTTCATGGCGGAGTCTCGCTACAGTGGCACGAAGGTTGTGGTGGTGTCCCCGGACTTTGCGGACAACACCAAGTTTGCCGACGAGTGGTGCCGCCTGGCTCCCGGCACTGATGGGGCGTTGGCCATGGCCATGGGGCATGTGATCTTATCGAAATTCCATGTGGGCGAGAAGGAACCGTTCTTCCTGGACTATATGCGGCGGTTCACGGACGCCCCGTTCCTCATCACTTTGGATGATCGGGGCGATGGCACCTACACCCCAGGCAAGTTCCTCACCGCGTCGAATGTCTCCGACCCGGCGCTGAAGAACAGTCCCAATGCCACCCACCGGCTGCTGATGATGCAGAAGGACGGCACGATTGTGGACCCGGGCGGCACCCTGGCTGACCGCTACGGTGAAGAGGGTGTGGGCAAGTGGAACCTGAACCTGGATAATGTGGATCCGATCATGTCGGTGGCTGAAGCCGGGGCGGAGGAATCCGTGGAATTGCTCTTGCCGCGGTTCGACCTGGCGGACTATAAGGGTAATAAGGAAGGCTCCGTGGGGGCGGGGATCGTGCACCGTGGCGTGCCGATCATGCACTACGATGGGCACCTGGTCACCACGGTGTTCGACGTGATGCTGGCGCACTATGGGGTGAACCGGGAGGAGCTCAATCTGCCAGGCTCCTGGCCGAAGGACTTCAACGATCCCGACGAGGTGGGCACGCCAGCCTGGCAGGAAGAGCTGACCGGGGTGCCGGCGGCACAGGCCATCCGTATCGCCACGGAGTTCGCTCGCAACGCCATTGATTCGAAGGGTCGTTCGCAGATCATCATGGGTGCGGGCGTGAACCACTATTTCCACGCGGACTCCACCTACCGGACGTTCCTGGCGTTGACCAGCATGTGCGGCACCCAGGGGGTGAATGGCGGCGGTTGGGCCCACTATGTAGGCCAGGAGAAGTTGCGGGCCATGAACGGGTGGGCGCAGTATGCGTTTGCCACGGACTGGTCGCGGCCGCCGCGGCAAATGATTACCACCGGGTTCTATTACCTCACCACGGACCAGTGGCGGTATGACAATACGAAGGCTGCCCGCATGGCCAGCCCGTTGGCGAATCGCGGCACCGTGGGGAATAAGTCCACGGCGGATACCCTGATTGAGGCCATGAAGCGGGGCTGGATGCCAAGCTACCCGCAGTTCGACCGTAACCCATTGGTCATTACGCAGGAAGCAAAGGACAAGGGTGTTCCGGTTGCAGAATACATTGTGGATGAGTTGACGAATGGTAATTTGCATTTTGCCTGCGAAGACCCGGATAATCCGGTCAACTATCCCCGGATTTTATTGAACTGGCGTACGAACCTATTGGGGTCGTCGGCGAAGGGTACGGAGTTTTTCCTCCGCCACATGCTCGGCATTGATTCCGATGCGACGACGGACGAGATCAAGCCGGAGGAGCGCCCGGAGTCGATCAAGTGGCGTGACGAGGCGCCCCAGGGCAAGCTGGATTTGATGCTCACCACGGATTTCCGTAACACGTCGACAACGTTGAGCTCGGACATTGTGCTGCCCGCAGCAACCTGGTACGAGAAGCACGACATGTCGTCGACGGACATGCACCCCTACCTGCACTCATTCAATGCGGCGATTAATCCGCCGTGGGAGGCCCGCACCGATTTTGAGGTATTCCGGGACCTGTCGGCGAAGCTGTCGGAGTTGGCCGTCGCGTGGCTGGGCGCCCAACAGGATGTGGTGGCCGCACCGCTGGGGCATGACTCCCCGGACGAGTTGAACATGCCGAACGGTATCGTGCCGAACCTGGATGAGACCGGGCTGATCCCGGGTAAAACCATGGCGAAGCTGGTGCCGGTGGATCGGGATTACACGAAGGTGTATGAGAAGTGGATGCACCTCGGTCCGCTGTCGGCGAAGCTGGGCACAGGGGTGCACGGCACACCGTTTAACGTCGAAAAGCAGGTGGAGGAGCTGCGGAGCATCAATGGGGAGTCCATGACGGAGTCCGCCGGGATGCGGCCAAACCTGGATACGGCAACGAAGGCGATCGACATGATTTTGCGCATGTCGGGCGTGTCCAACGGTGAGGTTGCGGTCAATGGGTTCACCAACCAGGCGAAACGCACCGGCAACGAGAAGCTGCTAGAGCTTGTCGACGACGTTGCGGGCGTTCGCATCAACTGGGACATGATTAAGGAGCGTCCCGCCGAAGTCATCACCTCACCCGAGTGGACTGGTGTGAAGAAGGGCGGGCGGCGCTATACCGCATTCTCGCTCAATGTTGAATACAACCGGCCGTTTAACACGCTGTCCGGCCGCATGCACTACTACCTGGATCACGACTGGTTCATGGACTATGGCGAGTCGTTGCCCATGTTCCGGCCGCCGTTCGACCATTTCCATATCAATGGGGAACACGCCCCGGGGTTGACCCTGCAAGGCGAAAACGGCAACCCAGAGGTAACCGTACGGTATTTGACCACGCATAATAAGTGGTCAATCCACTCACAGTACTACGACAACCTGCATGTGCTTTCCATTTCCCGCGGCGGCCAGGTGATCTGGATGTCCGACAAGGATGCCGAAAAGATCGGGGTCAAGGACAACGAATGGATCGAAGCATATAACCGCAATGGTGTGGTGTCGGCGCGGGCCATTGTGTCCCACCGTATCCCCGAGGGCACGGTGTTTATGAATCACGCCCAAGAGCGCACCGCCGGCACCCCCATCAACGAGTTCACCGGGCGGCGCGGCGGCACCCATAACTCCCTCACCCGCATCATGATTAAGCCCATCCACGTTGCCGGTGGTTATGGGCATCTCACCTATGGTTTCAACTACATCGGCCCAACCGGTAACAACCGGGACGAGGTCACCCGCATTCGGCGGCGTTCCCAGGAGGTTCGTTACTCATGA